In Arachis stenosperma cultivar V10309 chromosome 1, arast.V10309.gnm1.PFL2, whole genome shotgun sequence, one DNA window encodes the following:
- the LOC130964308 gene encoding WEB family protein At5g55860-like → MVAKIRQSATDSPNATKPEVGEIDTSPPFQSVKDAVSLFGEGAFSGEKPFIKKAKPYSAERVLAKETQLHIAQKELNKLKEQVNNAETTKAQALVELERAKRTVEELTQKLKVVDESRELAIMATDTAKDHAKQLKEVKYGNSDGTNGAWKEELEAAVKRHASIITELNAAKLELSKIRQEYDSSSDARESAFKQVAEAENMMKENSERASELSKEITAVKESIEQTKHASVEAHQQQAMVLAEKDVLRRSYKATLEQSEKKLLDLKKEFNPELAKNLEAQLAETLSEIGALQKEMENKRMQDLDSVKSVTLELDDAKESLHKVADEESSLRSLVEALKVELENVKKEHLELKEKESETESVVGNLHVKLRKSKSELEACLAEESKVRGASEEMISTLNQLQSEAENARQEAEDMKNKATELMKEAEVTKLALEDAEEKLKVALEDAEAAKAAEASALDQITVLTERTSAARASTSESGAKITISREEFESLSRKVEESDKLADMKVAAAKAQVEAVKASENEAIKRLETAQKEIEDMKTATQEALKKAEMAEAAKKAVESELRRWSEREQKKAAEAASRILAETQVSSESSPQHYRIQKQNPPPHKMEAKKLEKEKVSVSKKVLVPTISGIFHRKKNQVEGGSPSFLPGENLA, encoded by the exons ATGGTAGCTAAAATCCGGCAAAGTGCTACCGACTCACCCAACGCAACAAAGCCAGAGGTTGGAGAGATTGACACCAGTCCTCCTTTTCAATCTGTTAAAGATGCTGTCTCTTTATTTGGTGAAGGTGCTTTCTCTGGTGAAAAACCTTTCATTAAGAAGGCAAAACCCTATTCTGCTGAG CGTGTTTTGGCAAAGGAGACACAACTTCATATAGCCCAGAAAGAGTTGAACAAACTAAAGGAACAAGTAAATAATGCTGAAACTACTAAGGCTCAAGCTCTTGTTGAGCTTGAAAGGGCTAAAAGGACAGTCGAGGAACTGACACAAAAGCTAAAAGTTGTCGATGAATCCAGGGAACTAGCGATCATGGCAACAGACACTGCAAAGGATCATGCGAAACAGCTTAAAGAAGTAAAGTATGGTAACTCTGATGGAACAAATGGTGCTTGGAAAGAAGAGCTTGAAGCTGCAGTTAAGAGGCATGCATCCATCATTACAGAACTCAATGCTGCAAAGCTAGAACTCAGCAAGATTCGTCAAGAATATGATTCTTCCTCGGATGCAAGAGAGTCTGCTTTCAAGCAAGTAGCAGAAGCAGAAAATATGATGAAGGAAAACTCAGAAAGAGCATCTGAGCTGTCTAAAGAAATTACTGCTGTAAAGGAATCAATTGAACAAACCAAGCATGCATCTGTTGAAGCACATCAGCAGCAAGCAATGGTGCTAGCTGAGAAAGATGTTCTAAGACGATCATATAAAGCCACCCTTGAACAATCCGAAAAAAaattgcttgatttaaagaaagAGTTCAATCCTGAGCTTGCCAAAAATCTTGAAGCACAGCTGGCGGAGACATTGAGTGAAATTGGTGCTCTGCAAAAGGAAATGGAAAATAAAAGGATGCAGGATTTGGACTCCGTGAAAAGTGTCACTCTGGAACTTGATGATGCCAAGGAGTCACTGCATAAGGTAGCAGATGAGGAAAGCTCTCTTAGGAGCTTGGTGGAAGCTCTTAAGGTGGAACTTGAGAATGTAAAGAAGGAACATTTGGAATTGAAGGAGAAAGAGTCTGAAACTGAATCTGTTGTCGGGAATCTGCATGTCAAGCTTCGTAAAAGTAAGTCTGAGCTTGAAGCCTGCTTGGCAGAAGAATCTAAAGTTAGAGGTGCATCTGAGGAAATGATCTCAACACTGAACCAGCTGCAATCTGAAGCTGAAAATGCACGGCAGGAAGCAGAAGACATGAAGAACAAAGCCACAGAATTGATGAAGGAGGCTGAAGTTACCAAGCTTGCATTAGAAGATGCAGAGGAAAAGCTCAAAGTTGCACTGGAAGATGCAGAAGCAGCAAAAGCAGCAGAGGCTAGTGCCCTTGACCAGATTACGGTGTTAACTGAAAGGACAAGTGCTGCGCGCGCCTCAACATCCGAATCTGGTGCTAAAATTACAATCTCAAGAGAGGAATTCGAGTCGCTAAGTCGTAAAGTTGAGGAGTCTGATAAATTAGCAGACATGAAAGTAGCTGCTGCCAAGGCACAGGTTGAGGCTGTGAAGGCAAGTGAAAATGAAGCTATCAAAAGATTAGAGACAGCTCAAAAGGAGATCGAGGATATGAAGACGGCAACACAGGAGGCCTTGAAAAAGGCCGAGATGGCTGAAGCGGCAAAGAAGGCAGTGGAGAGCGAGCTTCGGAGGTGGAGTGAGCGGGAGCAGAAGAAGGCAGCAGAAGCTGCTTCTCGAATATTGGCCGAAACTCAGGTGTCATCGGAATCATCTCCTCAGCACTACAGGATTCAAAAGCAGAACCCTCCTCCTCACAAAATGGAGGCGAAGAAGCTCGAGAAAGAGAAGGTCTCAGTTTCAAAGAAAGTCCTTGTGCCTACCATTAGCGGtatcttccacaggaagaaaaACCAGGTTGAAGGTGGATCTCCTTCTTTTTTGCCTGGTGAGAATCTTGCATGA